One part of the Spiroplasma turonicum genome encodes these proteins:
- the dnaN gene encoding DNA polymerase III subunit beta, with translation MFFSINRIALIEEINKCNRIIDIKTPSPSITGILIDVNIDSLSLTSTNTVVSIKSLVRLNEMNLNIKQVGSMLIKGKYFLDILKKMDDDIVNISCVENNVAVLSGKKLEFSLNILDFNEYPNLAFREKGDSINVNCFDLKKALNQTIISVNEWKQKIVLSGLNFALKDGAFYITGTDGYRVSRKRLNFWSTNIENKFETNIPYRSVLEIIKLLPDNGECKIVIVDSYTSIVINNTVFQTTILEGQFPDVNAVFPSDFNTTIFVDNKKFFKLISRADLPNDDNSIPVVNMILEDEKIIIKSSIHQVGSFEETFEEFELKGIDSQSISFNSKYLIDSLKTFETKTLEINLIDSKKPIVISSAEDDSLSQIILPMFTS, from the coding sequence ATGTTCTTTAGTATAAATAGAATTGCTTTAATTGAAGAAATTAACAAGTGTAATCGGATTATAGATATTAAAACGCCTTCTCCATCTATTACAGGTATATTGATAGATGTAAATATAGATTCTTTGTCTCTAACTTCGACTAATACTGTTGTTTCAATAAAAAGTCTTGTTAGACTAAATGAAATGAATTTAAATATAAAGCAAGTTGGTAGTATGTTGATAAAAGGAAAATACTTCTTAGATATTTTAAAAAAAATGGATGATGATATTGTAAACATTTCTTGTGTTGAAAACAACGTTGCAGTTTTATCTGGTAAAAAACTTGAATTTTCTTTAAATATATTAGATTTTAATGAATATCCAAATTTAGCTTTTAGAGAAAAAGGTGACTCAATCAATGTAAATTGTTTTGACCTTAAGAAGGCTCTTAATCAAACAATAATTTCTGTTAACGAATGAAAACAAAAAATAGTTTTATCAGGTTTGAATTTTGCTTTGAAAGACGGGGCTTTTTATATAACTGGTACTGATGGATATAGGGTTTCAAGAAAAAGATTGAACTTTTGATCTACTAATATTGAAAATAAGTTTGAAACAAACATTCCGTATAGAAGTGTTTTGGAAATTATCAAACTTTTGCCAGATAATGGAGAGTGTAAAATTGTAATAGTTGATAGTTATACTTCTATTGTTATAAATAACACTGTTTTTCAAACTACAATCTTAGAAGGACAATTTCCTGATGTAAATGCTGTATTTCCAAGTGATTTTAATACAACAATATTTGTTGATAATAAAAAGTTTTTTAAATTAATTTCAAGGGCTGATTTACCAAATGATGATAATTCAATACCTGTTGTAAATATGATTCTTGAAGATGAAAAAATAATCATTAAATCAAGTATTCATCAAGTAGGTAGTTTTGAAGAAACATTTGAAGAATTTGAACTTAAAGGTATTGATAGCCAAAGCATTTCTTTTAATTCTAAATATTTAATTGATTCTTTAAAAACTTTTGAAACCAAAACTCTTGAAATCAACCTTATAGATTCTAAAAAACCAATAGTGATTTCTTCTGCTGAAGATGATAGTTTAAGTCAAATAATATTACCAATGTTTACAAGTTAA